tatataatatcaattagttaattatatagtaattatataaattaataatgtaattttcatctaatttattatcattgaccatataaaatatttttttattgagtttgctatataatccacattaataagtcacttagtttaatttagtattttaaataaattttttttattaattgattgtaaaaaaaaaagaggccgGACCAGACCGATACGGTCCCAATGAGTGTTTggtccggaaaaatgatggaccgaaaatgttcggtccatcgccggaccggaccggactgaccGATTTGCACTCCTAACTAAAACATTTATCATTTGAAAGCTTACTTCTAGTGaacttaattttttgttatcGATTGTTTTATAGAACATTTTTCAGCAGGATATGGGGTCTGTATTTGTCCAACTTCTAGTTGGATGCCTCGTTACCATGTCCAAGCCATATGCTTTGAACATGTGGAGAATGTCTTGTGTATAGAATGCCTGTTACAAACccctttaaagttatatttaactTTGTTATGTAATGCAAGGAAATATAGTTCTTGTTATATAGttagttttcataaaatcactTGTGCtttgtaatattaaaatgaatcaGTGGATGTCAtatacaaatgcatgcatgaaagttGTTAATAAAGCACACTTAGCAGACTCGCATAAACAGAATTGTAGTATATTAGTTTTTGGGTCTTTCTAGCCAACACTTCATTCTTGCGTTATTGCATTATTGCATTTCTGTGTCTGCGTCAAAGGATCAGAGGGGGTTTAAATGTTTTAGAAAAGAGTTCAACCACATATGTAAATCTAAGCTGTTTTCCTAAAGGTTGAAATTTAACCTTCTGAAAAGGTTggaattttcttatatttttttcagatacTTTAAGGGTCCTGAACTTCTGGTTGATTTGCAAGACTATGACTATTCTTTGGACATGTGGAGCCTTGGCTGCATGTTTGCAGGAATGGTAAGAATTATGGTGACTGGATTCTACTTAGATTCAAATCATGTAAAATGTTGTTTAGGCTGCATCATGCATGTGTTCCTTAGGTGTTTGTGCATGTTCTTTTGCTCATTTCACTTGATGGCTTGCTGCTTCTGTAGATTTTCCGCAAGGAGCCATTCTTTTATGGTCATGACAACCATGATCAACTTGTCAAAATTGCAAAGGTATTGCTTATTCTGATTTGGAAAAGTTCTCAAATTTATGTACCTTCAACTATTACTCCAAGAAACATGTGtcaatactaaaataaaatgtattgttattctcaatattataaattacgGTGTTTATTACTGATATTCACTATCTTTTGCTTGGGTGTTTATAGAATTATTATGACACAGTgtttcttctttccattaaaATCTTCCTCAAAAGGATTTCTATATGAATTTAGTGGCTTGCTTTCCAGGTTCTTGGGACGGACGAGTTAAATGCATATCTGAATAAGTATAATTTGGAGCTTGATCCTCAACTTGATGCACTTGTTGGGAGGTATGTCTGGATGAGCTTTTTCACCCTCGTGGAGTCCATTCTCTGATACTTGATGAAAGCATAAATCATTAAACTGTGACTActgtgagatatatatatatatatatatattctataagtAACTTTGGTAAGAATATCTAATATGGAATTTGCTCATCTTTGCCTTAGAAGTGCTGCAATTAACTATAATGATTTAAGTCCCTCATTTGGTTAATCATTACATGCAGCCTCTAACCGTTTATGTTGTCGTGTATTAATTTGTCAATACCTTCTGCAGGCACAGCAGGAAACCGTGGtccaaatttattaatgcaGATAATCAGCATCTGGTTTCTCCAGAGGTTATTTTCTTGTCTTCTAGATGTATCAAGTTTTAGTTATCCCCAGTAGTCCCTGTAATTGGTTGATctttaaaatgtattttgaaTGCAGGCCATTGATTTTCTTGATAAGCTCCTACGGTATGATCACCAGGACAGGCTAACTGCAAGAGAAGCCATGGTAATtctgtttatatttatttgttgctATTGCTAATGTCTCTTTTTTCTGGTTTcctttttgccttttttatattaatttattttttggatggaagccttttttatattaattgatataCATAACTCTTGCCCTCTTGGGTTCGGTCAGAATATAGTTTCAATGCTAGAGTAGGAGTAGGATATTTTTTAGCTGTTATATTCCTTTACCCCACCCCATCCCTCTTCCCAGGTCAACACGAAACagcattttctttccaaattattttagtgCTGCGGTTACTTGCAACAAGGATTTCAATCTAATTTGCACTAGTATCATCCATATCTGGTTGgattaagataaatttgatgacGTTTGGGATCTTCAGACTGCACTTTCCCACGCCGCCGCCCACCccctcccccaaaaaaaaatttgatagtACAGAGTCCGCGTGCTAATCTCAGTGTTACTCTAGGGCATACTAAAATGTTGCCTCGCTGATATTGTTGGTGCAGGCACATCCATATTTCTCTCAGGTGAGAGCAGCAGAAAGTAGCAGGATGCGCACACAGTAGGGCCGATCCCATGGAGTCCTTTGTGTAAACACCATGCTATTTGGAATATGTATTATAAACCGTATAAATTTTTATGGCTCCCTCTCACTGAATGTGGGCAGTCAAGTTTGTGTATGGGTTCATAATGCGAAGACTACTGTTGAGTAGAATGAAAAACTTTGTGAAGTTTTCAATCATGTACGTCAATGCCATCCATAACTGTCCTCGATTAGTGAGTAACATTAACACTCAAAGTGAAGCTGGCCGCAATAGACTATTACGACTACCCTCCCCAAGGGCCAAGATAAGAGTGGCCGAGATTATGAAGACTTTACGAACTGTGTGTGGGTATCACCTGATCCCTTAAACCATTTGAGTCGCAACAGAATAATGGTTTCTCACACATTTGAGGCCATTGATGATCTGTGAAAGACGCTAAAATATGACGAGTCAAGAGAAAGTCAACTGAGAAGTGCTCAGTGGGGCAGCTCGGATACATGAACGTGCTGTTTGGGAATAGAGATGATTTTATCTCAcctcaaaatttctcatcttatttccttTTCTAATTCCCCTCAAactcaaatactttttaatttcagattttatactttttcatctaatcattacaactttttcaaacttacaaaaaaaacataaaaaataatttaacttttccaaatcctaaaataaaacatctcaattcaaatcattttattactattcaaaaattgttttactactatttataaaattttcatcttatttcatctcaattccgaaatatcttataaaacttCATGATGTATCACCCATATGAGTAATTAATCTTAAGAGCATAGTTTGGCAAACCTTATTTCATTATTGAAAGGGCAACATTTTTCTCATCTTAGATCTTATCATACTTGATCGCACTTACTGATGTGAGACATTTTAAGTAATTTCATTGATGACTTAAAATAAGTCATGTAAAACATGCCAAATAGCAATTGTGATTGGGAATGAcaaattttaacatgaacaACAATATTTCTAGTACAGGAAATGTCTAAATCGGCTGCTTAATTATTGGAATGACTCCGCCAACCTTTCATGATCAATGCATTTCTCATTACAATTAAACAAGCTTGCATCACCAATGGCATCAATATTCATTATAATTGAACACTGAGTTCCACTTGAACAAAGAACAAGTATACATgactctccctctccctctctcaaacAGACAGTACCACAACATATCATAAAGCAACCACGATGTGGACTTAAGcacatcataatagaaagatttttacatatatgatgatgatattctcaatccatctccacattcattcattttttgagATGGGGGAAGCAAGTATAAACATCAGATTTGGGGTGCTTTGCTTCCGCATGCTCCCTGCACTTAACCTCCGTAGTGGTGCATATAAATGTCTGCATGCACACCTTGCACTGCATTGAATattcaccaaaaaaaatattaattaaccaaCAAATTGAAAGGAAGTACAATAGGCAGAAcgatcttctttttttttttttatcagtaaacaaaattttattgatcataagaataggcaagagcccatGTAATGGGCAGGATGATTTTAACTAAGAGACAAGATATAGTTGCGCCAATATTTcatcctcttgatccatgatTTGATTTAGACATAACTAGTCTGATGTCATGCCCCCAATCCCAGAAGGGACAAAGGTAATGATCTCATGCATTCTACTGTGCAACATACCTTAAGGAATTTCTGAATGGGTCTTTCAGAAATCAGTTAATTCTGTCACATTGTTATAATTTCTCGTGAAGGGTTAACCCCTAGGGATTGGCTCAAGTTGTAAGGGTCTTggtcatgggtgcaaacaatttctaaggGCCACATCCCATTGGTGAGAAGTCAATGATTTACCTAATTCGTGTTATGGGGATGCGTTACATGGGTCAAAGGTTTAACCGGGTAAAAGACATGGGTTTGCATGGTCTCCCAGATTCCTCATCATCACAAAGTTTCTTGTGAAGGGTTTGAATAGGAACTTATGGCCTTATTTGTTGCCATTGAAGCTAGTAGAAACTTGAAGGAATTGGCCTATAGTCCCAAATCAGTTTCTAGAGGCCTCAGGGAATTAAAAGGGCTGCCTTGCTCCATCAATTATTACTAAGAATAGTTGCTCTAGTGTTGTAGAATTAAGGGAGCGGGCCTCGAGTTTAATCATGAAGCTCAAGATATTGTCACAGAACGTTAAGGTTCAATGAGAATGACAAAGGCCAGAAATACAGATTGGAAAGTTGATCAGTTTGTCTGCCGGAAACAAAGCTGAAACACGTCCTATAGTATCATTCAGGATCTTTGGAGTGCCCACATGTTATTCTAACTTTGACCGCGTATTTTCGTATGTGACCTCTGTTTAATAGAAACTAAAAGCCAACATTCAAGTCGACAACCTAAGATGatgttaatattttcaaatcagtcTTGAAGAAACAAAAGACTTTATCTCCTAAATTTGAAGGGAAGTGTAATACAAGCTATCAATAGCAGTAGAGTGAAGTTCCTTATACATAGATCAAACTTGGCCCCTATGATAAAAAATTCAAGCCACCAGACCTAGGATAGTCTGATATGGAATGAACCAGGACTTGAGCTTCAACCCAAAGAACATCTGAGTTGTGTATGACATCATCAATTATAAGTGGAGCTAAATTAACTCCCTTTTTAAACACCAATCTAACAATCCCCCGATAAACTCCTATAATAATCTGGTCAGGATGAACGAAAAGCAGGATGACTTTCTCCCGCAACTATCGTGCATAATATTTCAACCGTCGAAATTTCCATATTATTATTTAGGCACCAATAAAAGTAACTAAAGTAGACTCAATCCAATTATCAACCAAAGAATACCTGGATTGACATCGCCTTCTTGTTTGTTTCTAGCTGGCTACCTGAAAAAAGCAATCCAATCATCTAGTTAAGCACAACAAATACACGTATATCTTTGACATGTAATACGATCCACAGctgtttttataaaaagatcGAAAAGGagattttctaataaataaaagaatctCTATCATCTTTTACGTTATCTTGGTTACCCAGTAAAACCCACTAATTCATGCTCTCAACGGTTCAGGTCTTTGATTCGGAAAGAGAGAATTGAGATGCGAAAATGGCATCTTCCACTCTGCTGCCATGCTCTCGGAAACCAAACAAGGCACACAActtgaaaagaaatattgattggAAGGAACAAAGGAAGAGATTAATAATTTACCCTTGGCAGCTTTTTGCTTTTCCAAGTTCTTCTCACGTGCCATCTTCGCCTTCTGCCCGTTTCCTCCTCCCATGTCTAAAATCAAAAGGGATGAGAACCTGAAAACCCTAATTTTGCGAAAGACGAGTACTCTACGATATCTGGGCAAGTATAGAGGGGAACCGAACCGGGGTCGTTTATATATGGCTAcagccttaaaaaaataataataataaataacacgCTTTCCCCCATAaacttaggggtgtaaactcaaactggaaaaccggaaaaccggaccggaccggatcgaaccggaccggttttaccggttttgaaccggtccggtccggaaccggtttttaaaacgtaaaaaccggccggttccggtccggttccggttccggaattttttggaccggaccgaaccggaccggaccggttgattaaaaaaaataaaaaataatatttttatatataagttttatacaaaatattttatatatattaaatattaatatatataagttttatatataatgtataattataaatttttatgtgaaattttatatataacatatatattcatatatgaaataatttattattataatttataaattattacataaaatgttaatactaaatcactaaaagtttataactaatacaaatatataacttataactataccaatagtctaatattaatactattatatagtctaatatattaataaaagtataaaactgttttttttaaatcaatttttttttttttataaacaaattttaatgacaaattgtgaaatttatatttttaaaaaactggaaaaccggaccggaaaccggtaaaaccggaagtaccggtttaggagggtaaccggtgcgtaatcggttttgaaaaatataaaaccggtacataccggttcggtcctaaattttatccaaaaccggaccggaccggaccggttacacccctactgaTAAACTGATAAACATTTGCCGGCCAATTAATTTGCAATTACTTTATTGGAGATTATTATGTCACcataatcatttatataaatattctttaataacccaatatatgtattatttttagattattaattattcGAGTTAACCACGGTGTCaatgatattcttttttttttcttttttcttttttttcttaatttaaaaaatgagaatttcaaacttcaaaccTCCATTTTAGAAGTTAGGAGTTATGTCAACTAGACCACATATTTTTGGCAAGGAGtcaataatattctaaactagttaaaacatgataaaatttatatgaaaaattatatatagtatatttttattttactttcatttcattatgatgagatgattttgattttttttaataaaaaataatccaaatATGATCAAAGTGTCACATTTGACATGGTGTGATGAAAATATGGCTTGTACCATAACtcaatttataaaagttatatatcACTTATAACtaaataattagatttgtttaattttaacttttgaggtatgttttatttgttaaatttcaattttttctatatacaattattttcttcaaaatgggaattatttttttaattgtaagaaAACTATTTATAACATGCTTTACCTATcttcatttttcaaatcatttttatcttaaatttatcatttataatcaCGTAGGCTAATTTGACAAATTTAAATGGAGTAACGCTAAATACAGATATATAATGTTTCACTAACTTGGCGTGGTTTCTCAGGATAAAGATCTGCCAATTGCTTCTCGTCTCCAGATTGACACCTCCTAAATCCTCAGTGCAAGGATGTATTGGAGGCACCAGACTGTTCATAATCTAGTAGATATTACAATGTTCCGGGCAAATAATAAACTGAATGTATTCATgccataaaatatttcaatccCTACCCATGCAGCCTCGTTCACAAGAGTTACACCTGTATAAGTACGTACATATAATGTTAGATCTAGGAATTCCTCAGTatgtctttttttaattttttgtttgtataattTTTGGGGCTCCTTTGATTATGAGGAAAAGACAAACAAacagttcattttttataaattgccAGTCTAGATGCTAATGGTTATAGAATTTCCCCATTATTTTAGGGATATTATTTATGTTGTTTAAAGAATCAGAAGCATAAACAAGATTTTAGGTAAATGGTGGAGACGAGTTTAGAACAAAAATATAAGCACGATTGTGGCTTGTAGTGCAGATCATAGATTCATTAACTGTCTACTATACAAATTGCCTGTATATTCAATTCATTCAAGCAAAAGCGCCTCTCAGCTTGTTCCAAcaaataatacataataaacaaacaaatgGAACCAGCTACAGAAaacctaaatatataataaggaTTAGAGATAAAGTACCGCTTAACTCTTCTGATTTGAGTCTCCACCAGATTGATAATGATTTGCCAGATAAAACATTAGTCTTCTTTCTTTGGCATGCCTCTATGTCGAGATATCAATCTTCCTTCAATACCCAAGATGCAATGTCTGAGAACAGCTATCAAATCACTTCTTGCAGATGTTAGAAGAAGTTGTTCTTACAATGCATAATAACAGACGTAGTCTGACAGGTATTTTCCTTACATGTTCAAGGAATACTAGTATCACCAAAAAAGACAATTTCCTGTGCATATCGCAAATATCATCCTCATGAATACAGAATACGGACAAGATGATACACTCTGCAGAGATAATACCACTGTAACTTAGCTTTTGTAGGATCAAATATATACAAAGCAAAATCAACAGATCTGAACCGTTTATGGCATGAGAGAATCCTTTCTAGTGATGTTCGGAAACAGTGGAAAGTCGTTCTTCGATAATATCCTAACTCCCGATACTTAATTTTGTTAAGACCAATACAGGGATTTTTGCTTTTGCATTAAATAGATGCCGGTGCAACTTGGCTTTCTGAACATCTTGTGTAAGTGAACATGAATCCTAAAATCAATTTATGATTCTTTCATCTCATAAAGAAGCAATTACAGTGTCAGAAGCCCACATGGTATCCATCCTAAGCAATTTTCTTGCACCAACTGAGAACTCTAAACAGCTGTCCTTCAATGACATCCCTCACTgttcgtttctttcttttcacatCTTCAAGATCTAGAGTTCTATATGCAATAGCAAGCAAATACATTGCTGGATGGAGTCTCCTGCAGATAGTGCAAATGAAATACAGTAAGAACGCTTCCAAAACCCAGTTTCATTGACTTGCATTACCTAATCTATTCAGTCAATTGAAAAGCATTAATACAATCAATAACCCACAAAATAATACAATCAACAAATAACTGAGACAACACTTTGGGCCTAAGAACTGGCCTTTTAACAAGGGTGGGAAcctaattaaaatagaaaagaaagacctaaaatttgaagaatatctCGAGAAAAAAGAGCAGAACTTACTTGCTACATTCTTCACTTGCATCAAAGCCATCCCAATACCTCTGCGATGGGACTGTCCGGCCTTTCTTATCTCTGCCAAATGTTTCGACATACCAACCACCGATGTCATGTATGCCACAGCGAGGCTCGAAAAGCCAAAATCTGTTGAAGTATGTGGGTTAGTAATTTGTAGTCATTTGGGTCTCATCTTCAATGTCTTAAGCACCCTAATGACAGAAGAAGCAATCTTTAGATCATTTCAAGAAGGTATAACTCAACTAACCTCGGTATGCATTAAACTATTTATCCAAAGTGACTGCTACAAAACTCAGCcctaaaaaaaacagagaaacagCACACTCCAAACAAAATTCACCCTATTGGCCACTAAGGTCAGTCATTTTCAACAGGGAGCTAATATTTATACCCCTCTCAGAGCCAGAAAAGgaacaaaataaatgataacAATAGAAGCACTACTACTTCTGGGTTTCGataaaaatggaggaaaatatGTAGAATAAAAATCTGGCTAAGTTTTGAGTTGGTGACATCAAACCTTACGTGTTGAGCAAATAATACGGAACAGTGGAAAactatacatataaaaattaagatgctcttcaaaggcaaatgatagtcaCAGAAgcttatttaatttgaaatattaaagACTAAGAGAACACAGTTGAAACAGGAGTAGGGCACAGTGGATCTAGGAATAGCAGGACAGATATTCCTTCGTCGGGAGAGCTGGCACTAACTAATAAAGAAAGGATGGTAGGGTGGGTTAAATGACCAGTTCTGGCTCCTTCACTGAACCTATTACCATAAAAGCTCACagccataaaaataaaaggggaGTGCGAGCAAAGAAAACTTAATTGACGCGAAAAATGAATTAGGATGAGCAGTGAAACTAGTTATAATTTTCCCATTAATATGATCTGGGAAATGTCATAGCTGTCAAATCTTACTTGCTTGGAGGTAAACAGGCTCTACTGCATCGACATTCACAGACAGAAACTTCTTCTCCCACATCATACCAATGCATATGCTTCAcctaaaaaagatgaaaattaaatcaacACTCATATATGAACATATCCTATAAACAACCACAGGAATCATCTGATGAAGTATAATTACAATCATATGAACGgtcattaataataaattaagcaCTCGTTTATGGTTGACTCCAATATAGCTCCAAAAGTAGGCATTAAATTATCATTACATAAATGAGAACCTGAGGCAAGAGGCCACTCGGTAGCATCAGTAAGAGGGACAATAAAAAATCAGTCAGGCAGGATGTAGCTGGTGGACAAAGTCTATAACAATGCCAGGCATTAACAATGCGCataaaaaagagcaaaaaaacactaaaatcaaCAACGATGCAGGAGAATTTTGTACATGACAGATTCACTGGATGTCTGTCCTCAAAGTTTAAAGCATCTTTCTCAATCAAAAActacaaaagaacaaaaatgaattCCTTCAATCATGCATGCCACAACAAAAAGCATTTGTACAAGTAGTCTTTTTCAAATGTTCGCAAATGATTCTTGACAAGATGCATCATGCAATGAACTATTTAGCCAGTAAAAAATAAAGGTGCATCCGACAATGATACAAATATAGACAGAAGAAGCAACTAGATCAAAGTTGGCACTTTCAGCACCATTACAtcaatgaagaaatatgcaaagTCGTTCAAAACCCAAGAATTTGTCTCCATAATGGTGCCAAAATATAGTCCTCATTGCCATTGATATAAAAATCCAATCAGTTGAGGAAAGAATAGTTTCAATCCTTTGCAAATAAGTCGTGATATGCATTATCCAGCATCAGCAAGAAACCACCATCATGCATTCACTACAGTCTGTCTTTTCTCTGGTTAAAATGAAGCAAAACTACAAGAGAACTGCACCATTAAGCAATAAAATAGACAATAACTAAAGTCAAACTGAGTTTCAGACCAGCAATGTTCTATGCTTCATAATCACATGGGTTTTTGTGCCACTGCTGTCATAGACAAAGCACGACCCTTCCTCTGGGCTAGTCCCTAGTCCAGTTATAGTTCCCAGTGGAATCCTTGATCCAACTTCACCACCAGAAGACTGATTCATAGAAGATTGTTCACTAACATGCATGGATGGATCTTCATGTGAACTAAGAAATACGTATATATGATCTTGAGCATCTTCATTCTGCATCCCATTGCAATGGCTTTTAGGAGGGACTCGAGTGGCCACAGCAACCACCCTTCCAGATATATGCAATTCTAGATCTTTATATGCATCTGATGTGTGATCTGTAATATTTTGAGATTGTGTCAAAGGAGTTCGAAACTCATCCACACCATCCGAGCTCATGTGGATGCTAGTATCCTCAATGTTAGGGCAGATGCCTGAACCTATAGAtgaaaatgaagttaatttttCATTCCTGGAAAAAGATAATGCAGGAACCTCATTGATCAAGCAAACCATCCCAAAAAGATCACGCCCTGAAACCAGGTGCAGAACCTCATGAGTTTCATAAGCAGACCTCTCCTCAGCTTCAAAGCGGTCAGGAAGAAGATCCATTGACTCAATTACAGGGCCGTAGTATGCTGCATGTATGGCTGAATAAAAATCCCTTTCAAGTATGTCAAAATAGCCCGTTCCAACAACCACCTTCTTCTCTGACACTATATCACTAATAGCAAATCTATACCACTTTAACCATTCCACAACTTCCATCTGTTTAAATGTTGTAACATGGGATTTATACATGGATAATCTTGTTCCTTGTCCCGAATATTTCTGCATAATCCTTCTCTGAGAGAACAGATAGCTGTCATAATGCGCCCTCTTCTCAGAATTTGAAAGAATCTGCAATCCATTAttgattattttgtgaatttagAAGAGTCTTCAATGACAACGCATACCATAAAAGCTGAACACCACCATTATCCACTAAATGAACATCCAGGGTGAAGAAAATTTCAAAGTAGAAGCTCATCAAACTACATTGACTTCTACTAACATTACGACTGCCCACAGAACTGTATTCATGACAACATAAACATATTACAAGTGAGAAAAGATATTCTAGCTCTT
This window of the Juglans regia cultivar Chandler chromosome 12, Walnut 2.0, whole genome shotgun sequence genome carries:
- the LOC108979773 gene encoding uncharacterized protein LOC108979773 isoform X1, which produces MASLAVAGHYLRRSIPQVSAQLNHSSTNCFYTCYRARLFSCSTYSSRTEFHGENAYDLLGVSENSSFAEIKYSFRKLAKETHPDLADSKTDSTASHRFVRILAAYEILSNSEKRAHYDSYLFSQRRIMQKYSGQGTRLSMYKSHVTTFKQMEVVEWLKWYRFAISDIVSEKKVVVGTGYFDILERDFYSAIHAAYYGPVIESMDLLPDRFEAEERSAYETHEVLHLVSGRDLFGMVCLINEVPALSFSRNEKLTSFSSIGSGICPNIEDTSIHMSSDGVDEFRTPLTQSQNITDHTSDAYKDLELHISGRVVAVATRVPPKSHCNGMQNEDAQDHIYVFLSSHEDPSMHVSEQSSMNQSSGGEVGSRIPLGTITGLGTSPEEGSCFVYDSSGTKTHVIMKHRTLLVKHMHWYDVGEEVSVCECRCSRACLPPSKFWLFEPRCGIHDIGGWYVETFGRDKKGRTVPSQRYWDGFDASEECSKRLHPAMYLLAIAYRTLDLEDVKRKKRTVRDVIEGQLFRVLSWCKKIA
- the LOC108979773 gene encoding uncharacterized protein LOC108979773 isoform X3, which gives rise to MCFCWFVILSNSEKRAHYDSYLFSQRRIMQKYSGQGTRLSMYKSHVTTFKQMEVVEWLKWYRFAISDIVSEKKVVVGTGYFDILERDFYSAIHAAYYGPVIESMDLLPDRFEAEERSAYETHEVLHLVSGRDLFGMVCLINEVPALSFSRNEKLTSFSSIGSGICPNIEDTSIHMSSDGVDEFRTPLTQSQNITDHTSDAYKDLELHISGRVVAVATRVPPKSHCNGMQNEDAQDHIYVFLSSHEDPSMHVSEQSSMNQSSGGEVGSRIPLGTITGLGTSPEEGSCFVYDSSGTKTHVIMKHRTLLVKHMHWYDVGEEVSVCECRCSRACLPPSKFWLFEPRCGIHDIGGWYVETFGRDKKGRTVPSQRYWDGFDASEECSKRLHPAMYLLAIAYRTLDLEDVKRKKRTVRDVIEGQLFRVLSWCKKIA
- the LOC108979774 gene encoding uncharacterized protein At2g23090-like, yielding MGGGNGQKAKMAREKNLEKQKAAKGSQLETNKKAMSIQCKVCMQTFICTTTEVKCREHAEAKHPKSDVYTCFPHLKK
- the LOC108979773 gene encoding uncharacterized protein LOC108979773 isoform X2, translating into MASLAVAGHYLRRSIPQVSAQLNHSSTNCFYTCYRARLFSCSTYSSRTEFHGENAYDLLGVSENSSFAEIKYSFRKLAKETHPDLADSKTDSTASHRFVRILAAYEILSNSEKRAHYDSYLFSQRRIMQKYSGQGTRLSMYKSHVTTFKQMEVVEWLKWYRFAISDIVSEKKVVVGTGYFDILERDFYSAIHAAYYGPVIESMDLLPDRFEAEERSAYETHEVLHLVSGRDLFGMVCLINEVPALSFSRNEKLTSFSSIGSGICPNIEDTSIHMSSDGVDEFRTPLTQSQNITDHTSDAYKDLELHISGRVVAVATRVPPKSHCNGMQNEDAQDHIYVFLSSHEDPSMHVSEQSSMNQSSGGEVGSRIPLGTITGLGTSPEEGSCFVYDSSGTKTHVIMKHRTLLVKHMHWYDVGEEVSVCECRCSRACLPPSKVLKTLKMRPK